GTATTTCGTATacaataattttattccattttttcgttattaacatatttttacataatgcctcgaggtgtgtgtgtgtgtgtgtgtgtgtgtgtgtgtgtgtgtgtgtgtgtgtgtgtgtgtgtttgtgtgtgaaaCTCTGAAATGTCGATAAATGAGCCGGATTTCTTATGCGTCGGGGTTTGGAATTTCATCGCACTGCGCGGAGAATCGATTTGGATGGGACCATTTCGAACAACAAACCCGGACGGAGTCCGCTGGGCGGCGAGTGTACCGACAGAGCTTGACCACTGGTTGACCAAACCGATCGGAAGCCTCTCGTAACCGGCGAATGGGTCGATTTCAATTTGCTGGAACGGTCCGAAATGGCCAGAGCCATTCACGGATTCGTGATTGCCCATCCCTAACACAGACATCATAAATCGCGCACCACCTTCGAAAATGTGTTGCCAGCACTCATTCTGCTGATTTCGATCGACCACGTACGACTACCCGCCGCATCACAGTAGCAAGATGTCTGAAGTTGCCGCTGTCACGACGACCGACGCAATCGCATCCAACGTTGCTTCACCACGCGCTGGTACGAAGAAAAGTCGGGAGAAGCTAAACCGAAGCCGAAACTACCACGGACCCATCCACCGATGTCGGAAATGGTGACCACTGCCATCGAAACGTTGAAAGGTGGACGCCACGGATCGTCCCTGCAGGCCATCAAGAAGTATATCGGGGCCAACTACAAGTGCGATGTCGTCGTTGGCTCCATTCTCCGGAAGGCTCTCCGGGGCGGTGTCGAGAAGGGCACCTTTGTCCAAATCAAGGGAACGGGTGCTTCCGGATCGTTCAAGCTGGTGAAGGCAACGGCGGCTGCGGACGCTGCTAGTCACACCAGCCGGAAAGCAAAGTCCAAGATGACACCACCATGAAGACGGCAGCGAaacagaggaagaagaagaaggtggcAGTGCCCAAGAAAAGCGCCACCGCCGCGAGTGGACGCGTGGAAAGGCTGCTACCGTCAAGCAGAAGGCCACCAAACACGCGAAAACCAGATCGCCGCCACCAAAGAAAGCTGCTTCCGCCGCCAAGAAAGCTTCTTCTCCCGCTGCTGTACCGAAAAAGGCTGCCGCTGGTGGTGGTAAGAAGAAGTAAAGGCCCGACACCGTCGATGATCATGATCATCAATCGCGAACCGCAAGCAAAATCAGTCCTTTTCAGGGCTACCACTTTGGATCCCAAGAGGAGAGGTATTTACCGCTGTCGCGAACGAAATCATCTTCCAGTTTGATTTTCGGCCCGGTTCGAGGATGTTTTGGGCATGACTGTATCCTTTGGGATTGCCACCGGTCAATCAGTCAGTCAGCTCTGGCTGTTCCGTGCGCTGCGCCTGGCCAGAGAGTGCGCGCCAACGATGAACGAGACCGGCTTGTGCGCGTGTCTCCTCGTTGGTGGATTCTTCCTTTCCCCAGTCCAGGACTACTGTCAGTCTCGACCGGGTCAGGCAGTCCAGCAGCTGCACACCATTACACCTGTTCgggctgtgtgtgtgtgtgtgccgAAGAAGGCCACCGCCGCTGATGGTAAGAAGAGGTAGAGGCCCGATACAAACACAAACCAATCAGTCCTTTTCAGGGCTACCACTTTGGATCCCAAGAGGAGAGGGGTATTTACCGCTGGCTGGAGTTCGACTCTAGGATACAGCACACTGTATCCTATTTGTGTGCAATGgggcaggcatagaaaagccCCATGTTCCAGCAGTTGCGAGCCATCGAAGATACGGTAGCATTGTAGTACGGCTAGCATGCAATACCAATGAAtggcctgctttgagcgtacttacagcggcacaccaggagttaactttctgaaatcagtacgGCGAAAGGCGTCTAAGGTTCGATCTCCCAAAATTAGGCACCTtcatcggtaccaaatagttttccataagaagttcctaattttgagcaaACCCGCGTTAGATCGTCTTTCGGCCATACAGGCGGGTAACTCATGCCGGCTGTTTGcgtatatacgatagcgccCGGATGCTGGTAGCGGCGGGTCGAGaaccagccactgccaataattcttTATTATTATGACACGCTCTCTCTCTCTTGCGACCGCGCAATCCCTTTCTTCTTGGCCTAGTTGTtcggtggccctgaaaagggccgttggGTTATTGTCGGGCGTGGACGGGTGCGCTCAGCCACCGAAGCCATACAGCGTGCGTCCCTGGCGCTTCAGAGCATAGACGACATCCATGGCGGTGACCGTTTTGCGCTTGGAGTGCTCGGTGTAGGTGACAGCGTCCCGGATGACATTTTCCAGGAACACTTTTAGCACACCGCGGGTTTCCTCGTAAATAAGCCCGGAGATACGCTTGACCCCCCCACGGCGAGCCAGCCGACGGATGGCGGGCTTGGTGATGCCCTGGATGTTGTCGCGCAACACCTTCCGATGGCGTTTGGCGCCTCCTTTGCCGAGTCCCTTACCACCCTTACCGCGACCGGTCATAATGCTgtggtgtgcgtgtgtgcgtgtctGCTAGCataatttccattttttccattatatatatctttattttataaatttgtgTGTATACATGTCTACTTTTTAAGTGATATAAGTTTACTTCAACTTTTTCATCCTTTGCTTGTATCTCTCTCATCAGTGATGAGTGTGTGGAATTATGTTTTGTGTTCTGTGTGTGTATACATGGGTATAtgtgtttaattttaatttgaaaacctACTTAACCTAATAATTTGAAAACCTAGTTGACCAGCGCTCGGATGAGCGGGTGTTCGGAGTGGGTAGCACTTACTATGAAGCTGTCAATCGACTCCTCGATCCTCTGCTGCACTGTCTTGCACCCAGCAGCACGATGCAGCTCGCTGATCCTCGTGTCGTACGAAGCGTCCAAAATCGTTCGGAGGAATCTGTTCTGCACCACCTGCAGCTTCTTGACGTGGGTTGCAGCGCATGTTCCCCACACCGGCATCGCATAGTTGACCACCGGAGCGATGATCGCTGTGAAGGTAGCCAGCTTGTTTCGGCGTGATAGACgggaccggcggttgatcaatgGGTACACCGATTTCAACAGTCCGATGCACCTTCGCTTCAGGATGTCCGTGTGGGAGCGGTAAATCAGTTTGTTGTCTATCGTGACGCCGAGGTATCCGACTTCGTTGGACCACTCAACAGGGCAGCGGTTTACCCGGATGAAGCAGTCTGGAGGCGGTAGAAGTTTTGGTGATTGTCGATGCCGGAAGAGTATGGCTTGACTCTTGGCCTCGTTTACCTTTATCTTCCACGATGTGAGGTACGTCACGTATTCTGTTACCCTCGCTGGAGTCGTGAACGGTAGTCCTTCGGTGTCCGCCCGTTGGCTATGATGGCACTGTCGTCGGCGTAGAGCGCTAGGATGCACCCAGCTGGGAGCTGTGGAACATCAGAGGTGTACAAGTTGTACAGCATTGGACCCAGAAGGCTGCCTTGGGGAACGCCTGCCGTGATTGCCATGACATCCGATTTCACACCTGAAAGATGGACTTGGAACGTGCGATTTGACAAATAGTTCCTTACCATTTTACGAGGTAGCCTGGAACATTTGCCTGAACCAGTTTGTGTACGAGCCCATCGTGCCATACGTTGTCGAACGCCTTTTCGACATCCAGGAGAACCATCGCAGTGTTGTTGGAGAGCGCCTTGTTCCGGAGTATGGTGTTCTCCACACGGACCAGCTGGTGGACGGTGGAGTGCCCTCGTCTGAAGCCGAATTGTACTGGCACGATAATGTTGTGCTCTTCGACATGCGCCATCAGCCGCTGGAGGATGAGCCGCTCTAATAGCTTGCTGACTGCCGATAACAACGTGATGGGCCTGTAGCTCGTTGGGGCCGTAGGGTCCTTCCCAGGTTTCGGAATGGGGATAACTTTCCCTATCTTCCACCTAGTTGGGAAGTACTTTTCTTCGAAGCACCTGGAGAAGATTGCTGCGAGGTGGCGGAATGCCTTTCcagaaagtttcttcaaaactaAGTTGAAGATAGCGTCGTTTCCGGGAGCCTTCATGTTCTTACCGCGTTTGACTGCAGCTCGAACTTCGTCCTCTGTCACGCGATCAACAGGTGACCGGGCGTCCTCTTGCTCAAGTTGGTTGATGGTGTGCTGTACCGCTGATTCGTGGGGACTCGTCATATCAGCACCGAGGTTGTGTGCCTCGACGAGCTTGCTGGCGATGGCGTTGGCCTTCTCTAACGGAGAAACCAGAGTGTCTCCGGTGTCATCCTTCAGAGGTGGAACAACTGTTGGTCGTTTCTTCAGTAGTTTGGCCACCTTCCAGAACGGCCTCGAGTGGTCTTTCAATCGGGAAATGCTGCTTCCGAACTGTTGGTTTCGGATGGTCGTCATACGATCCCCAATCTGCCTGTTGAGAATCGACAGCTCTAGCTTTTTGAGCTCGCAGCCGGTTCTTTGGAACTGTCGACGAACGGCATTTCGTTGCTGGATGAGCCGCTGGGTGGAAGCGTCAATCTGGGTAAATTGCCGTCTCACGGGTACCCAACGGATGCATGCGTTTTCGGCGACATGAATTGCCTCCTCAAAGACATTAAGTTGGTTGTCGATGGCCTCGATGGATGATAGGTCCGCATTTTCAGGGAGACGGGCGTCCACTAGGCGACTGAAAGCCACCCAGTTGACTCGATGGTAATCTCGTCTCATAGCCTGCGGTGCGACCGTAGGTTTACAGTCCAGTTCGCACACCACCGGGTAGTGGTCGGAGCTCAGTTCGTGATGGGTGATTGGTTTCTTCAGTGGCAGGTCAGACAGAAACACGTCCAGAGTAGACGTATGTCCAGCTGGAGAAAGGAATGTGGGGTCATCCGGGAAGTGGACAGTACACGTTGCTGAGCTGAGGTGGTCAGCGAGGAGGTTACCGTTCCTGTTGTGTCGGTGATTTTGCCAGAGCGGATGCCGGGCGTTCAGATCACCAGCCACCACGAATCCTGGTTTGGCGGAGAGCTTTTGCAGGTCTTCAGCGAAGAGTGTCGACGTGCCATCGGTGTCCAAACATTGTCTGGGCATGTAGACAGCAAACAATAGGACGTCTCCATGGAGGGCGTGGATCTTCACGCCAATTGCCTCGATGACGCTTGTCTTCGGATGAGGAAGTATTTGGTAGCGGATGCCTTGTTTAACAAGTACCGCCACGCCGCCTCCAGATGAATTAGGCCGATCTAGCCTGATTACGGTGTGATTTGGGAGCGAGAAGTTAGTTGATGAATTGAGCTGGGTCTCAGTGATCACTCCTACGTCGATATTTTGTTGGGCAAGGAAATTGCCCAACTCAATCTTTTTCGCCCTTACAGAGCGAGCGTTCCAATTGGCGATGCGGATGCAGTGGGGCTCAATTGACCCCATACTTGCACACCATATAGCCTAGGACATCGACCTGGTCCGATTTGGTCTTGCACCGCAGCATTCTCCCGCGGAATTCTGTAAAGATAGCCCATAGCTCGGCTGAACTGTAGAGCTCCTCTTTGCCAACCTCGGGTGAGGTATCGACTGGTGGTGCACTCTGATTCACACCTGCCCTGGTGCGGGGATCGATGTGACGATGGATGGTCCCGGTGTTGATCGTGGTTCGAGGGTTCACGAATTTCGGCTCTTCTGCTGCTACCGGCTTGTTTGGTAACGCTGGAAAGTTGTCCGGAGTAAAAGCAGGTGCAACTGCTCGCTTGTTAACCACCTTCTGGCCGGGGTGGTTCTTCGTGGTTGTTTGTTGCCGTATGTGCTGGTACTCGGCACGCTTGGGACAGCTACGGTCCGTAGCTGGGTGAGCGCCGCAACAGTTGGCGCAGCGCTTGGTGCTGGCTTCTTTAGACGGACACTTTTCCGTGCTGTGGTTGTCCCCACAGTTGTTGCACCTGCTCTTCAGGTGGCAGTTCCGCGTTCCGTGGCCATGATACAGGCAGTTCATGCACTGCGTCACATCGGCCCGCTTGTTTCGGTAGGCTTCCCACCGCACTATGATTTGGCCAATCTGCTTGATCTCGCGCAGCTTCAGCAAGGTGGTGGACCCTTCGCGAAGTGAATCAAGTAGAAGGCCTCGTCTAGAGCTGCACATTCGCCTTTCCTCTTGATAATGTGCGCGGCCTGCGCATCAAGTTTGTGCTCCAATTTCAGCCGATGTAGCAGCACTTCCGGAGCCACTAACGGTAGTCCCCGAAGCACAACCCGGTAGGGTCGGTCGGATGGCTTGTCGTGTGTGTAGTATTCGAAGCCGCACTGCTCGAGTACCTTACGCACCTTCGTCACGTCGTCATCGGAGGCACAGTGAATCTTCGTACCAAATCGGGTGATTTTGTACGAGAGCTTAGCGTCGCACGATTCTATTTTACCCGCTAGGGTTGTGAAATCCACGTTTTTCACAACCAGGGGTGGTTGCTTCTTCGCGCCGGGTGTTCCCGGAATCGAAACGACCGGTTTCGACTTGGAGGAATGGGCCTCGTTTTCGTTTGCTAGAGTGCTGAACGTGTTATTGTTCAGCAATTGGCGTTTGAGTTGCTTGCCATCGATGATAGCCACCGGGTCGGTCTTCTTCCGCTTGTGCTTCCTTTCCGTGGAAGCAGCCGCATCGTACGGAGTCTCCTCCGTCTCCATCTGccgttggaaaaaaaaaaaaaaaaaaagaaaaaaaacagtaGCAAAACTCggagaaatcgcttttttaTCACGAGAGCGCAACCCGCTAGCGTAGCGGTAGCATAATTTCCAggttttttcttttttcgtaGTCGACCGATTACGCACCCGTTACGAGCGGGGCGGGGCTTGGTAGGGTAAGGAATTTGCACAAAACCAGCTGTCAGCGGGGTATTTCTGAACAGGAGCACAGCACGCCGCAGAGTCATCCAACCAAGTAACCGACTATGGCTCGCACCAAGCAAACCGCCCGGAAGTCAACCGGTGGAAAGGCCCCCGCAAGCAGCTGGCAACCAAAGCAGCTCGCAAGAGTGCCCCGGCCACCGGTGGGGTCAAAAGCCACACCGTTTCCGGCCGGGCACTGTCGCCCTGCGTGAAATCCGTCGCTACCAGAAGTCCACCGAGCTGCTACTCCGCAAGCTTCCCTTTCAGCGTTTGGTCCGCGAAATCGCCCAGGACTTTAAACCGACCTGCGCTTCCAGAGCTCGGCCGTAATGGCTCTGCAGGAAGCTTGCGAGGCATATCTGGTCGGTTTATTCGAAGACACCAACCTGTGCGCCATCCACGCGAAACGTGTCACCATTATGCCCAAGGACATCCAGCTTGCTCGTCGGATCCGTGGCGAGCGGTGAACGCAGCGCAGTGCAGCAGACGACAACACAaaaggcccttttcagggccactaGAGCGCATGACGAAAGAGATTGCTTGGGCCGACGACTgggaatgaatcgcctgctttgagggTGCTTACAGCAGGGTGACCAGACCACTCTAGTCGACAAAATAAATTCCCGGTAGGCTTTTCGATAGTTCTAACTGCTGTTTAGTCGGAAAGGTTTTGAGATATTGATTGCACCCCAGAAGCTATGTGggaggaaaataatgaaaagtgcacatatcgacggtttcgtgcaatactgGCACAACTCGCAAAGCACAGAAAACGGTATGAAGTAACACTTGACAAAGACTCAGGTCGATATTCACAATGCATCAACATTTGtcgattttcgaaaaaattgtatacctctaatttattgttttttttttttagtttttcaattGAAACATATAAGAGTAATCCTGATGAACCAAGACATGCAAAAATATCCATGGAAGTCGAAATATGAAAGATTTTAACgttgtttctgaacattttcagATCTCGAGTTGTGCctgtattgcacgaaaccgttGATACagggaaaacatatttaaaagaTTACAAAATGTTTCAGTGATGAgccatttaaaacaaaattaccTAAATAATGTGCATATGTCTAATTTGTTTGTTCCTTCTAACGATCTAACAGTATAGACTTCATAAAAGTTCCTGAAAATATGGAAGCATTCTTCTGGATTCTTCGCAATTTTACcagaatatttattgtaaaagcAGTAAGGATTGTTgataaaattaaagaaaattatttacagCTCGTAAGACTTTTTTGAACAAACACTTGAAAATAAGCGGGAATTTGAGAAAAAGCgataaaactttattaaataTCGATTGAAGACCTAGCATCACTATAAGTCATTATCAAAATCCAAAGAGGCTAAATATTGGTGAAAACTTACTACCTAGGAAACTACCTAATTGAAGGAATTATGATAAAATTATATTAccaaaaatttaatcaaatcaatatttacTTCATCAAAGCATTGCATCgtttcgggactgatttgcaaTTTGATTCTGTAGACTGACTGGCTGACTGGctaactgactgactgactgactgactgactgactgactgactgactggctggctggctgactgactgataGTTAGTAGTAGAGTCCTGGGCTGGACTGGACCGGGAAAACGCAGTTAGGCGAAAAGGAGAAGTCCACACACCATGGGGGACTCCTCCTAGTCGACCGCCTacctagtagtagtagtagtagtagtagtagtagtagtagtagtagtagtagtagtagtagtagtagtagtagtagtagtagtagtagtagtagtagtagtagtggtaGCAGTAGTAACGTTTTACCGTTTACAACCGTTACACAACAACAACACACAACacaatgcatttacacactaacccagcacacgtgcattgtagttgccaaactaccacacggatgtgtactggagtgtcggactcgaccgtaccggtaataccgacgactaaactcccttgggctccgccatcgtttcccccaggaactacctcccagtactacttctggggggtggcagtactaaacgtactcgctcattctcgctcacactgacttgggtgctcactctattgcaccctcaaacacaccgtACATACTCTgctgcacctctgtcatgccgtgtgggtctgacttgtgtgcccacccttctcatgccatgtggggcTGACTTGTATGCCCGCCTCTCTCATAccgtgtgagtctgacttgtatgctcaCCCAAACACTTGATTCACGCTCATGCACTCCATGCTTGCTCCatgattcgaggtagaacgcaatgccatgctgctcattagtggtatggatacaaccccggacaacctcgtcgagaggatgtgccgggaggaagctatatggaatgcggtgaacacagcatctcaacagattatgtcgaaactgcagcggtggtggcgtcttgaacaaaaccaacgagtgcagtaagggcacctgtgatgcagtgaacactttgctcaccctgaggttactatcatagcttgcgatcgacgggtggtgaggtagccacccttgaagtcgatgttgtgtcgGCAGTGTTgtcaaatgtcatttgcattcgtttgtataattttcccagaacttgtttcagaaggtagctatcaattcatgttgtatgacgaacttatagcggttaaatgggcctacaactttgtctaacgagactttgctgtaaatatgtaatctggtgggaggcaaaatgtcattcaaatgacattatgccaaatgacacgtgacattttggagagttttcactctccagcctttgatgttatacttagagcaatgtacccttggacaaaaatataaccctactcaagcgttatgagtacattcaaaattatggaataaattttgcttctaaagaaagttatgagcaaattagtcaaatgacatgcagatgacattttacaagcctggttgtgtgtattgacgtcaagtgcgttagcataggcgtgagcgttctcaatagtccccccatgatttatttatttattaacatactaagaccggagtggcctgtgctgcacataaaagtcttctccattcagctcggtccatggctgcacttcgccaaccacgcagtctgcggagggtccgcaaatcgtcctccacctgatcgatccaccttgcccgctgtgcacctcgccttcctgttcctgtcggatcattgtcgagaaccattttcaccggattactgtccgacattctggctacgtgcccggcccaccgcagtcttccgattttcgcggtgtgaacgatgaatggttctcccaacagctgatgcaactcgtggttcattcgcctcctccacgtaccgtccgccatctgcacccccaccatagatggtacgcagcactttcctttctaaAACCCCttgtgcgcgttggtcctccacgagcatcgtccaggtctcgtgcccgtagagaactaccggtcttataagcgttttgtagatagtcagtttggtacggcggcgagcccaagtacacgaattcttcaaccacctcgatttcgtcaccaccgatagaaactcgtggtgggtggcttacattgacctctcttgagcctcttcctatcatgtacttcgtcttcgacgtgttgatgactagtccaattcgattagcttcgcttttcagtctgatgtaggctcctccatcctctcaaagttacgtgccatcaTATCAaggtcgtcggcgaaaccaaataactggacggacatcgtgaaaatcgtaccactcgtgtcaatccctgcctttcgtattactccctccaaagcgatgttgaatagcagacacgaaagaccatcaccttgttgtaaccctctacgcgtttcgaagggactcgagaatgcccctgaaactcgaactacgcacatcacccgatccatcgttgccttgatcaaccgtatcagtttatccggaaatccgttttcgtgcattagctgccatagctggtcccgatcgattgtatcatatgcggctttgaagtcgataaatagatgatgtgtgggcacgttgtattcgcggcatttctgcaatacctgacgtatggcgaacacctggtctgtggtagagcgttcacccataaatcctgcctggtactgccccacgaactctcttgcaattggtgttagtcggcggcataaaatttgggagagtaccttgtaggcggcgttcagcaatgtgattgcgcggtagttgctacaatctcacagtagtagtagtagtagtagtagtaaaattcttctttatttacacaatttttgttctacaattatttttaacatgtacagtgatcggccggcttggccctccaacttcaattttaattattattattattattatttttatgtttctacttaatttttaaaatataatgtatcatgacggccttcagcaggcgctagtgtgttttttaaaatttgataacctaactactatgtacactaatatttacaataaaaatttgataacctagattggaactagcgccctaagcgcttgttggtccgagtgcaagcaacggaccctaaacttttctttacactcaccaaagcgttcatgtaaggtttttattccggccagacggtggacctcggatgttcttgtcctgggggtgttgaggatcatcctcaggaatttgttttggacccgttgaagtttgaggtggtgggttttagcgcagtttcccagaccggcatgccgtattcgatcacaggggatgatttgcttatttttcagggacaatgacgaccggcggttgatcaaagggtacagtagtttcaacaagacgttacactttgtcaccgttttgtcaacctgctgcctgaaaataagcttgctgtcgagggtcaagttacagtagtcggcctcattggcccattccacagtcgtgccattgaggatgattttacagtccccaggcggaacaagtttagggatttggagtggggaaaatgatgacctgggtcttcgccgcgttgatacagatcttccagctggtgaggtactctgtcagggcatccaggcctcgttggagttttgccactagcgctctgatcactctaccgttgtagacgatggatgtgtcatctgcgaacagagacagaatgccgccttctggaggttctggcatgtcggaggtgaacagattgaaaagcaggggcctgaggatactgccctggagACGCCTGccacgatgttgtgcgcattggaactcgctccgctgatagAGACCCGAAATGTCCTTGctgacaggtaattgttgatgattttcagcaGGTAGCtaggaagattgtagcgttgtagtttgtacaccaggccatcatgccatacattgtcaaatgccttggacatcgagtaaggccatggcggatgttttcgagacaaatttgttccgtctgaggacgttggtaactcgggtcagttggtgtacagttgaccgaccgcgtcggaaaccaaactgttcctcgagcaagatgttgagattttcggcagactcaagtaaccggtgatgaatagctttttcgaatagcttggataatcctgagagaaggctgatgagaCGATAACTTTTTGGGgcggaaggatccttcccagacttccggatggggatgactttcgctgacttccagaaCGATGGGAAGTAGTTGCGCCGGAGACACTGAATAAAGATCAGTGAGAGATGCTCAAAAAACGGAGCACTcttgtgtttgagctcgagattcaggatgctgtcgaagcctggggcctttatgttcttcgatgatttgatataggtcgtcaattcgccagctgagatctccaactcctccgagaagtcgttgggaatcaaatggatgttgtttgcatgctcgttgacggctgcttcgtgagGACTGgtgatgttctgcccaagattgtgtgagctgacgaagtgacgacctatttcagcgaccttctctgcaggagttatcaagcgatccttcgagccattattgtctagtgggatcaaaggtggaatgggccgaggcttggattttagaattttggtcattttccagaacggcttagcataatctgggagagtgcggatcttattcgagaagtcgttatttttgaggtccaccattctggccttgatatttttgtgattcgattgcagcgtgttttaagctcaggcagtccagtacgctgaaactgcctgcgagtgacattccgcaatcgaatcaaatctttggtgagtgtatcgatgtttaaggagttgcttacctgccgagccgtcggtacgt
The nucleotide sequence above comes from Armigeres subalbatus isolate Guangzhou_Male chromosome 3, GZ_Asu_2, whole genome shotgun sequence. Encoded proteins:
- the LOC134222050 gene encoding histone H1.2, embryonic-like, yielding MVTTAIETLKGGRHGSSLQAIKKYIGANYKCDVVVGSILRKALRGGVEKGTFVQIKGTGASGSFKLVKATAAADAASHTSRKAKSKMTPP
- the LOC134225655 gene encoding histone H4-like gives rise to the protein MTGRGKGGKGLGKGGAKRHRKVLRDNIQGITKPAIRRLARRGGVKRISGLIYEETRGVLKVFLENVIRDAVTYTEHSKRKTVTAMDVVYALKRQGRTLYGFGG